The following DNA comes from Cucumis sativus cultivar 9930 chromosome 7, Cucumber_9930_V3, whole genome shotgun sequence.
GGTCGCCGAATGAGTAAGAGTTCCTTGTTTTTATCCCTGCAAGACAACGCCAAGAGAACGGGTTAGTAGTTAGTAAAATACTTTCTGTGGATCATGATAGTCATCATCGGCATCAGCCAAACATCTGAGGGAGGATCTGagtataattaaaactataggaaTGAGGCTACATAGTCAATAGTTAGAAATCAATAGGTTGAGTGGTTGTAGTTAGAAACTAACACAAAGGAATTTGGCAAACGAATTaggatttaattttgattttttaatataattcttGTCACTCTTCCAAGTACAATTCTAGAACATTTGATATCTTAACACGGCTCCCACTTGTTAAAACCAAATATGCTCCCTTTGACCACTTGGATAACTCAAAAAGCTGTTAGATATTGGAAATAATCGTGGCCACGCATCAGACTGAAAACACTCCTCTTCACAATTTAATCCTTGTCAAAGTAGTCGATATGACATTTCAACATTTCTCAtcgtttaatttgaaaaaacaaaaaacaaaaacaagacaGAATGGCATAAATGGCTCTTTCCAATGCCATCGAGAAGCCTAAAGAAATGATATTGCCGAATAGAAATTGGTGATATTACCTTTCTTCTTCAGAACAACCTTTTGCCCAGGTTGAGTACCAGGACGAacctaataattaaaagttaatatagTCAATCTGCCAATGAATCCACAAGAATGGTAATCCATGGTTATCAATATTAACATATTGCCAAACCTTTAGGACAACATCTCCCGTTAGAGTAGGAACCTGGACAGTGCCTCCCAATATAGCCTGCACGGAGACAGTATATCAAGTACaagtgaatttaaaatttgatacaaGCAAGACAGCAGAAGACTTGAaccatatataataaacaaccATGTCAAAATATCATGAAATGTGAAcaatttaaatcttcaaaCGTATCCCTGATAGGTTACTTAGAAATAACATCCTTCAAGTTTTGGTATATCTTTTGAAggtttacatttttaaattgaaaaaaaaaaacgagcTTTCATctagagaaattaaataaagttcCTAATTTTGTTGGccatttctcttttaaaagaTGATTGCCATCCTAAAACACTAAATGTTTTTGccatgcaaaattttaaaccgGTCTGGCAGAAAATTTCAAAGGCAACAGTTACTTGAATCAACAATCTTATTTTAGACAATTACAATGTGGTTTAGGGTCATAGATGGAATAAAATTCAAGCCAATCTATCTGCAGCTACCAAATAGCAAGATTGTTGATAAAAAGGAAGGATATAGCCACAGAAAAATAACTCCATAAATTTGGTCACTTCTTGATATtcagaaacaaattaaacagaGATTACCTGAGTGATGCTTAAAACAGTATCCACATGAATGTCCGAACCTTCTCTTTTGAAAACTGGGTCTTCACGAACCTTTTTTTCCCAATAAACAGAAGAGACATCACATCAGCAAGAAAGGAAACCATCAATATAAACTTGAGAGAAGGAACATCTAAGTCACCTTAACAGTAACATATAGATCACCAGGTTGGTTTCCCTCAGGATCTGCACCTCCACTCCTAAAGACCTTCATAGTTTCATTATCATCTATCCCTGTATGAGCCATTACGAACACCAATCCAACATTATCCACAAGTGTGAAGGAAAAACAGTTTTCCTTTTCTAGGGAACATCTAAAGATTAAATGTTGTATGGAAACCAGAAAGACTTGCCTGGTATTATATCCAACTTAAcagatttcatttttctcacaaCTCGTTCCCCATTACAAGACTTGCAGAAGTTCTGAAATTTTTAGAGAAACATAAATATCCAAGATGGATAGATCAACTTTCTTTATATATGTGAGCATGTGTGTGTGAAAAAAGAAGGATAAACAAAAGGTTGGGACATACCGACACAATTTTCCCACTTCCACCACATTGCGTACATGTAGTTTGCATTCTAAATGGACCAGTTTGCATGTATGTCTAGTGTTGAgcatgaaaaacaaaatgactTAGATCTCACAAGACCACATTCATAGAAAAATGACTTGTGGAAGTAGTATAACAGATAAAACTAACCATGCCTGAGCCCTTACACCGTCTACATGTCTCAGGTCTTGTTCCGGGTGGAACACCACTTCCACCTGCAAATCGCCATACATTTATCAAAGACTTAAGAGACAGGAAACTAGAAGACAACAATTCATTAATTGAATAGATTTGGCCTACCACAAGTGTCGCATGCCACAGCTGCATTAAATGATACAGTTTTTGAGCATCCCTGGACAGCTTCCATAAAGGAGATCTCCAAAACAACctaccaaaacaaaaacctaCAATAATATGTGTGCTGCTTAAGAATGAAGCCCAATGCACATAAACAGGTAGGATTACCACCTTGATATCTTCTCCACCAAAGTTCTGCCGAAAGATATTAGAGAACTGGTCACCACATGCAAAAAACACGTGAAAAAAAGGACCATTGTAAGTtatcaaaaggaaaaaggcaTGGAAAAATAAGCTCCATAGAAGATTGGCTTACATCAAATTCCCTAAAAATTCCACTAAACGGGTCAAAACCGCCTCCACCACCAGGGAAGCCACCATGATGGTCTTGTTGTGTAAATGCTTCATGCCCCACCTATGACATTGCAATGGACATAAAATATGTGCAGAGACGAGTTGATGACTTCATACTGAATATGCTGAACTTCGTGagaattaaaactatatatcaaCGCCAAATAAATATCAACTCCAATATTGTTCCAAAATCTTAATAAACAGGTAGAAATTTCAGATATGTGAAGGAAGACCTAGTGGTATGCTTTCTGTATCAGAAAGCAAAtaggaaaaattatttgtgaGTAAGAACAAATGAAGACTTCCATCTCAACGAGGCTTAATGAGGAGAAGCATGTTTCACTGCACACTAAACTAATAACTTTTAGAGCCCACCAACTAAACATCCATGTGcattttttctccttcttttgATTGAAACAAGAACAACTTTCATCTATGTGGTATTTTAAATGATACCTCATCATATTGTCGGCGCTTATCCTCATCTTTTAAAACCTGAGATCAAGGTCATAGAGATTTTAAAAACCTGAATTGTATTTATATGTACATTTATGCAAAAACCAGAGAGGTAAAAATGTATAGAGATTACCTCATAAGCCTTACTGACTTCTTGAAACTTCTTTTCTGCATCAGGGTCATCCTTGTTTGTATCTGGATGAAGCTTTTTTGCCAGCTGCCAAAAAAGAATGTTCTCCACTATAAATAAACTGCTCGGTCTTAACAGCAAAGTCACTTGAAATAATCTATTCCtctaatttgtaattaaaattccGCTTACAGAGTGTCCTATGATCAAGACAAATACTATGCTTCAAATTTCCTCTAGAAAGACACCAATTGCAGAAACTTACCCCGTA
Coding sequences within:
- the LOC101222538 gene encoding chaperone protein dnaJ GFA2, mitochondrial isoform X2, translated to MVRSDGLKLIRLLARRSFTPHLPRESSTSVTDAVFRGSCRQFHSGVCNKFACFGNCASKNVNKKNWFRLGVLGANYGEAKFIHGTAHMSANNYYDTLGVNKNATASEIKKAYYGLAKKLHPDTNKDDPDAEKKFQEVSKAYEVLKDEDKRRQYDEVGHEAFTQQDHHGGFPGGGGGFDPFSGIFREFDNFGGEDIKVVLEISFMEAVQGCSKTVSFNAAVACDTCGGSGVPPGTRPETCRRCKGSGMTYMQTGPFRMQTTCTQCGGSGKIVSNFCKSCNGERVVRKMKSVKLDIIPGIDDNETMKVFRSGGADPEGNQPGDLYVTVKVREDPVFKREGSDIHVDTVLSITQAILGGTVQVPTLTGDVVLKVRPGTQPGQKVVLKKKGIKTRNSYSFGDQYVHFNVSIPTTLTPRQRELIEEFSKEEQGEDDKSRAAGASG
- the LOC101222538 gene encoding chaperone protein dnaJ GFA2, mitochondrial isoform X1 — its product is MVRSDGLKLIRLLARRSFTPHLPRESSTSVTDAVFRGSCRQFHSGVCNKFACFGNCASKNVNKKNWFRLGVLGANYGEAKFIHGTAHMSANNYYDTLGVNKNATASEIKKAYYGLAKKLHPDTNKDDPDAEKKFQEVSKAYEVLKDEDKRRQYDEVGHEAFTQQDHHGGFPGGGGGFDPFSGIFREFDFSNIFRQNFGGEDIKVVLEISFMEAVQGCSKTVSFNAAVACDTCGGSGVPPGTRPETCRRCKGSGMTYMQTGPFRMQTTCTQCGGSGKIVSNFCKSCNGERVVRKMKSVKLDIIPGIDDNETMKVFRSGGADPEGNQPGDLYVTVKVREDPVFKREGSDIHVDTVLSITQAILGGTVQVPTLTGDVVLKVRPGTQPGQKVVLKKKGIKTRNSYSFGDQYVHFNVSIPTTLTPRQRELIEEFSKEEQGEDDKSRAAGASG